A stretch of the Bacillus licheniformis DSM 13 = ATCC 14580 genome encodes the following:
- a CDS encoding DUF3900 domain-containing protein, producing MEFEIRYISFYVIQVDGKDEQANKQYKHFQTLDTEEFENSELKDFLDGELKKIVKRKAERHPKSEQVPTKIGRFITEPGHELDSNPNYNLFHKTKLAETKEEFNELSEQFVRTYLDTSAVRGGVFLVATAVPRKYFDDTFVFVMKCDFEPKVATIADESSLIRKVEMAITTKNMKSIQYPHMPEEGMTEESEVKIHQASHARYFEDFLKFVEYGESMPEIMKSQVMNMVQEHVYEAFEDKSEELQQFEHDLEIWEASEKREIQERLDTHQVIEASAQIVEHMPEAELKMKLGETEIKGLLAEFGDSIHLAKVNGRYVALIEAETISFEKGSSPVEFYKPEGLHEVIERIRNKIDREDEK from the coding sequence ATGGAATTTGAAATTCGCTACATCTCCTTTTACGTCATCCAGGTCGACGGCAAGGATGAGCAGGCCAACAAGCAATATAAACATTTTCAGACGCTGGATACAGAGGAATTTGAAAACAGCGAGCTGAAGGATTTCTTAGACGGGGAATTGAAAAAAATCGTCAAGCGGAAAGCCGAACGCCATCCGAAATCGGAGCAGGTGCCGACGAAAATCGGCCGCTTCATCACAGAGCCGGGGCATGAGCTTGATTCTAATCCGAACTACAATCTGTTTCACAAAACAAAACTGGCGGAGACAAAGGAAGAATTCAATGAACTGAGCGAACAGTTCGTCCGCACATACCTCGACACGAGCGCCGTCAGGGGAGGCGTGTTTTTAGTGGCGACAGCCGTACCGCGCAAATACTTCGATGATACATTTGTCTTTGTCATGAAGTGCGACTTTGAACCGAAGGTCGCTACGATCGCCGATGAATCGTCGCTGATTCGCAAGGTCGAAATGGCGATTACGACGAAAAACATGAAATCGATTCAGTACCCGCACATGCCTGAAGAGGGCATGACAGAGGAAAGCGAAGTGAAAATCCACCAGGCCTCGCACGCCCGCTACTTTGAAGACTTCTTAAAATTCGTCGAGTACGGCGAGTCGATGCCGGAAATCATGAAGTCACAAGTGATGAACATGGTGCAGGAGCACGTGTACGAAGCATTTGAAGACAAAAGCGAAGAACTCCAGCAGTTTGAACACGACCTCGAAATCTGGGAAGCGAGCGAAAAGCGGGAGATTCAGGAACGTCTTGACACCCACCAAGTCATCGAAGCCTCAGCCCAAATCGTTGAGCACATGCCTGAGGCAGAGCTGAAAATGAAGCTGGGAGAAACCGAGATTAAAGGATTGCTGGCCGAGTTCGGAGACTCGATCCACCTCGCCAAAGTAAACGGCCGCTATGTGGCGCTCATTGAAGCCGAAACGATTTCGTTTGAAAAGGGCAGCTCTCCGGTCGAGTTTTATAAACCTGAGGGTCTGCATGAGGTGATTGAGCGGATACGGAATAAAATTGACAGGGAAGATGAGAAATAA